AAGCATACGCAGTTATGACAACATGAAGCCATAGTCTGGAACTATAAATATCATGCCTTGCATTGAAGAGTTACATAAGCTTTCATACCAAGAATAATATTTTTGGCATTCTTATGATATTGTGGTCGTGATGTGCACTGATATTTTTCCAATGGGTCAATTATACTTTAATCTCATGCAGCCTCGAGTGCCCCATAACCTCCATGCATACACGTTTCTTAGAGACAATGTGGAACCATAGAAAGATAAGTGATGCCTGATGCTGCTCTACTTTATAGTTTGGTGGCTCACAAAAATAACTTATCCATGTATTATTAACACATGATTCATGCGTGTGTTGACTGTTTAAAGACTATACCAAAGTAGGAAGAAGAAGTCATGTAGTGTCCGAACTAAATACACAAACTACGAGAGAGAGACACCTTTAGGAAGACTTTCTTCTATTAAACAACCTCACGTCATAGGCTTTTTCCCAATCAATCATAGAACTCAAGAAATGATAACCCGCCTACTCTAATGCTAATTATATATTCGTTTCTTTACTTGATTAGTATCATAGTTTCTgtactttaaaattttatattaattttttttataatttttaaaaataaaataaataatcttatttttctAACATCGTcagttatattaataaaaatgcaATACATGACATCACATGTTGGATCGATACGAAAATGataagtaaaaagataatttcattatCTAATTTATTTTTAACGATTTTagcgataaaaagataatttcaatatctcACTTGTTGAAAacacaaaaaatattaaaattatcatttttttctatcatttttgtATTGATCCAATCTCACATGTTATGTTTTTCGTTAATACAGCTGATAATGTTAAGataaatgagattatttatttcaCTTTCAGAACTATaaggatcataatataatttttttaagaataagGATCGCAATACTAATATGATCTAATCATATAAGGTAACACGTAATTAGTCATCTACTCGAAGCAATGTAAATATGGCCATTCACCTTCTTATAACCGATTACCTTTTTCGCCAAAGTATTCTTAATAACAAAACCAagaagcataaaaaaaaaaaaaacatgagaaATATATtcgtattaaaaattataaaaatctatAAATAATGTTTAAAACATATTTGACtttcaaaataatatcaaaattgataGGTACACTAAATTATCTTGAATTTGATTTTGACATGTATTCTAAATTATTTTATAGCTTTTAATATTTTAgctaaatttttaatttaatctaTGGTCCCAACTAAGGAAAAACAACACGAAGAATAATAATGCATGCATTATTAGTAGTATTTTCAGTCTTATTTGAACCAATATGGAATTTATTGAATTGAACCCATGGATCAAATCTAATGggccaaacaaagtaaaaaaaggAGGGAAAACATATATGATAAAATTGAAAagtaaaaacaaaagaaaattctcTATGAACAAAAAGCAAAGAAGACCAAATCTCTTtgtgggaagaaaaaaaaaaaaaaccaaatctaATGATCTTTTCGGGATATCaccttttcatatatatatatatatatatatatttattttgattttttagtaaatttatttgtgatttttattttaaattttaattacctCGCAATTGTGGAAAATTTACACCTTTTTATTATTatgactttttattttattttatcttatctTATTTAATCATATACGGGATTTGGTTCAACTAATCCGTCCATCCCGATCCCATCCCCCGGTCAATCCTAAAAGTTACCGCTGTCAATTGCCATAAATAGCCCCGCTGCCGCACCTGCTCAGACACTTCATCGCCGTCCTTTCCTCCCCTGTCCTCCTGTTGGTTTCTCGACACCGAAGCGAGCATCAAGGGAGAGGAGGGAGAGATCGAGGGGAAGAGCCCCGAGTGGATCGGAAATGGCGTCGCAGAAGGAGCGCGAGAACTTCGTCTACATCGCCAAGCTCGCAGAGCAAGCCGAGCGCTACGACGGTATGTGTTTGCTTCCCTCTGATCTCGATCCCTAGGGTTCCCATCTCTTCCCATGGTGAGGGATTTTGCCGTCCCTCGATCCGATCCGTGTTGCTCGTGGCAGAGATGGTGGATGCGATGAAGAAGGTCGCGAAGCTCGACGTGGAGCTCACCGTGGAGGAGCGGAACCTGCTCTCGGTGGGCTACAAGAACGTGGTCGGCGCACGGAGGGCTTCCTGGAGGATCCTCTCTTCGATCGAGCAGAAGGAGGAGTCGAGAGGGAACGAGCACCATGTCAAGAACATCAAGGAGTACCGGCAGAAGGTGGAGTTGGAGCTCTCGAACATCTGCACTGATATTGTTACCCTGATCGACGAGCACCTCATCCCTTCGTCGTCGGCCGGGGAATCCTCTGTATTCTACTATAAGATGTGAGTCAGATCTGAAATCGTCTACATGTTGTTTTGCTGGTCCTTCTGTTCTTTTTTGGTCTGAAGTCACGTCATGGTTCGATCGCAGGAAGGCCGATTACTATCGTTACCTGGCGGAGTTCAAGGCTGGGAATGAGAGGAAAGAAGTAGCAGAACAGTCTCTAGCAGCGTATCAGGTCCAAGATTCTTTTATTTGCCTTTCCCACATTTGTATCTTACGATTTGGTTTGACTGCCCCGTTGGAGAACATTTGTATTTCCAATTAGTAAGCATTTTGCATTATTAGAATCTGCTTCCTCCAAAACCATTGTTCCGTTTCCATTAGAACTGTTGTTATTGTATGATTCTATCCGATAATTTAGCAGAATTTTTTACCAGAATATCTCatgataatataaaatcattcTTGTGTGTGCTCATTTTGCAGTAGTTCAAGCTCCCGTTATTCGTCGCATTCGCATTGATTACAACATGCATGCTTAAACAGAGTAGTTAGTTATACATTAATGAATGACAGTAGACAGTGGTACCGAGTTGTTATCTTCATCATGATTTACTATGTAAACATCATGTTTTAATGAACTTGTCAGCCGCAGGCTgactttacttttttttttacctATATATTTTGTGGTGGTTCCCTTGTGTTTTGTTTTCCTTGTGGACCAAGAGGGTTAAAATATATCACTATTTTGAATAAGATCGACAGTAATCACTTTTCTGTTTTCTCTTTAGTGATATTGTTGGCTGAGGATTATTTCTTTTATCTGAGGGACTTATAGTTAGTTGCTTGTTGGATCCCTTTTCAGTAGTTGATGATTGCAGTAACATTTTAATTTCTCAGAAGGGTATGACTACTATTTATCCTTGTTATATTCAAGAAACTGAAGCTTGCATATGTCGTCGTTGTTGCTCAAATTTGCATTTGGGTTTGAAATTTTGTCTTCAGTTAATTCATGTTCATTACTATGGTTAAATTGATGGAGCTAAATGAGGAGCAGGAACTACGTACCTCTATATCGTATATAACTAATTATCACAGTGTAATTCTTGCGAGCTTCAGAGGTGGTAATTGTGGGTAGTTAAAAACATTCACATGGTTTTTGAAGTCtagatttgtgattttaaactgttAGAGGTATATCTGATGCATGCACAAGTTTGCACTGAAGTACATTATTAAGTTCTACCATCTCAGCTGTAATATGGCTTTATGGCTCGTGGACTGCCCTTTAGGGCATATATGTATTATGTATTTCCTCTCaagtcttcttttatttttttatattgtttCATGTTGCTTTGCAGGAGAGAAGTTTTTGATCTCATGGATGTTTTGGATTATTTTTCTTATGCCCAGTGAATTTGATGTTGCTCTAATAAGCTTGTCTCTTTTTGCTGAAGTAGTATTACCTGTATCGCGTTGCAGGCAGCCACAAGTACAGCCGAGGCAGATCTGGCTCCTACTCATCCAATTCGATTGGGATTAGCATTGAATTTCTCTGTATTTTATTATGAGATCATGAACTCACCTGAACGGTATGCTACATCCTATAGAACAGCACGTTAGATGTTTGCCCATTATCTGATTCTTCAAATGACTTCTCTAAACTCAGGGCTTGCCACCTTGCAAAACAAGCCTTTGatgaagctatttctgagcttgacACACTGAGTGAAGAATCATACAAGGACAGCACATTGATTATGCAACTATTGAGGGATAACCTTACCTTATGGACATCTGACATCCCTGAAGATGGAGGTAATATTTAACTGATTACAGAGGTTATTTTTGCTGGCATCTGAAAGAATATGCTTTTGGGATAGGTTATTTTTGTTTTAGTTGATTGTTTTGTCGTCTTTTTGCAAGGAAAGCTTTGTAGTAATATGGCTTTAGCTTAAATAAATTTAGAATAAGAAGAGCATAAGAAATTCTTGAGATGGACTTAGGTTCAATTTAGAAGTGCACAAGAGATTCTTGGGATTGTCTAGGACTGATGGATGCCTCAATGTCTTGCTTGTCTCTAGTGTTGTAAAAGATCAAAATATGCTGTGAGATTGTCCTTAATGGATAAAATATGCTTCTTAGCTTCTGATCCAGCATCTGTCAACTTTGTGGCTGATGGCCACATTGGCATGTTTGGTTGTGGCTAGTTGCTTAACTATTCCCATTATAGGTGAAAAATTCCTCCGACGCAATGCAAAGAACTTAATCTGGGTTCAGATTATctcaactttttatttttattatcaagcACTAAAACGTATTAATATGTCATTACCAAAGAAATTGGTTTCCAAACATTATGTTCTTGTGTGTCAATCATATCGCTGAAGAAGGTTTGCTATTTCTTTGATTGTTGAAATCCCTAGTTATTCTCTTAAAAAGATTCATGTTCTAAAACAATGAATGTTGCTTGTGTTGGACTTTAGATTCTTTTATCATACTTGTTtgttttttagaataatttgaATTATACCCTTGATTATGGAGTGATAGTGATGCAAGCAATGGTCCTACTTCATAGGAGTAGTAATCCAAAGCTCAGGGAGGTGGGTTCGTGCTTGTAGTAGTTATAATATGACATAGGCCAACATGTAGAGAGTTAAAAGGTGGTAACAAAATAAGCCCAGAAAGAGGTCTGTTGAGGATGAAACAATTGGTAAGAGATAATTGAGTTCTTGGGTAGCTAATTCAAGAGTTCTAATTAATTCATAACATGTTATAACTTACAAGACTTCAACTTGATTAGCATTTGAAGTCACAAATGAACCATTGATTGGGgagaaataaagaagaaaattgCAGTTGAGTTTGTTTGAGTTGATACATCCTGgagttattttttttaaataccaTGCAAAATCCCCACCAAATTGGACTATATGGCTGCTTGATTGAATCTGGAATTTTCCCTATGTTTTCCCACAGCCAAATATACCCGAGCCATTTTCTTCACTGCAATGTTAGTTTTTAACCAAGTGTTGCATGCTCGGGTCATGTGCTGAACATTATTTGGAGATTGAATAATTTATGAACCCTGCAAATTTTCCACTCTTTAATCTTGTATGAAACATGATATAATTGGTTAAACAGAGCTTGTTTCTTGGTAATTTGTATAATAAATTACTAAAGCAACCATTTTAATTTTCACATCAGTATTTGCTTACGACTTTGttgggtttcatccagaaaagtctaAATCAATTTTAATGTTTTCCCCTGATTTAAGCAGCAACAGAAGATCCTATAAAGGAAAGTAATGGCAAGCCTGGTGCAGTCGAAGATGCAGAGGTTGGTTTCTGTATATGTTTAACTCAATTCGTGCCTGCCCGGCACCATCGTGGTAAACCACATCCATGGCATAGTTATATGCACTATTCAGGGGCATGAGATGAGTTGCTGCTGAATCTGATATTATTCCAAGAATTCTAACCTTCAATATTGAAAAATGTTTTGCAGTGAGGATGCCCGAACTGGTGACGCCCAGTGGATGACTATTTGGAAGCTGTTCTTATCATTTGAATTCCGGTTGGTCTAGTTTTTAGATTATCTGTTATTGGTTCCTGTTCTCATTTTAATCGACTTGAATTAGGAAATTTATCTGAACTTGGAGGTTGAAGATCTTGTTGCTTCCGTGTCTAGTCCGGGTACTATCATGTTATAGTGTTTGATCTGTTTGGTGGCTGCCTAAAGAGATGTGATGTCATGAGCGTTCCCTGTTGCTGAATCAATGTTTTTTGTTTTCTGCAATGATCAGTTGTGGTGGATCTGTTGCCTTAGTTTCTTCCGCTAGATTAATGTAATAATGCACTAAGAGACAATAGTATCATTGTTCAACAATGTCGAGGTGCAGGGTCAAgcggatgtgtgcctattctgtgTGGGTCAACCTTTTCCATGTTGTAGGAGACCAGAGTCGATATTTTAGGTTCATCTTACCTAGTGTTTCACATAGGAGCATAAAACTCGCAACTTGAATCGGCGATGCCCCCCCCGTGTTACAGCCTTCTCAAAACAGGGGCTGGCTGGTAGCGTAGGGAAACGTTGCTCTTCCTCGCTTACCCAGGTGGTCTATAGATTGACCGTTTGAAGGAATCCCGGAAGGTTCCTCTTGGACGATATGATCTGCGAAGGAACTTTGTCACGGTGGCCATCCACTACTATCCTACCTGAAAGCCATGTGCCTCCTGATGATTCTTCCACTACTATCCTACCTGAAAGCCATCTTTAAATACTACTTGTATATGATTCACTTTTATGTTCTCCAAATTTGTCATTTAAGCAATTGCCAAGCAGTGTCCGCTCGAGTGGTTAACTGCCAACTCCAACAGATTTGCCAGGATTCCGGAAACTTCTACTAGAGTCATAGAAGCCCAAAAAGGTTTACACGCGGAACCCAATTTGAATTACATGGTCAAGTATTTTTATTATTCACGTTTATAAAAATTAACCACTTTGGAATACTACAAGAAGAAATTAATTTTAGCCGGGAGAGAAGGCTATATATAAAGCCATTCCACTCGAGCGACATGAGGCCGTGCCCTTTTTCTTTTGCCGGGGGCTTTCCATACGAGAGTGAAGGTCTAGAtcggtaagagagagagagagagagatcatcgtCCCGATGGCAAACAGCAACCTCCCTCGACGGATCATCAAGGTAAGTCCTCGATCGGAGAGCTTCTGATTCGATTTTGTCACCGTggtttcttcatttttttcttcGTCTACTCTCCGATTTGTCAAGATCCCGATCCACGAAGAGATGGGGTTTTGATCTCTTTCTCTCTTGGTAACTTTCTGGTTTGGTTTAACTCATCTTGGCTGCTTGATCCTTTTTGGTCGGACAGGAAACGCAGCGTCTTCTTAGCGAACCAGGTACTATTTTGTGTTACTTCTTTGGGATGTTTCTTGCACATTATAATTGGTTTTTGGTCTTCAATTTGAAGTCAAGGTGTTCAGATTTTGAACACTAGGGTGTTGGATTTAGGTTTTCGATCCCGGGATTGCTTGTTGTGTTAGGGTTTTGGCTCATGCGTTGCTTTGTTTGTGGCAGCTCCTGGCATAAGTGCATCTCCGTCCGAGGATAACATGCGCTACTTCAATGTGATGATCCTTGGGCCAACTCAGTCTCCGTATGAAGGTGACTACTTTGCTAATGATAGCATGGATCCTTTTGCTGATCTTTCACGCATAATTTTATGAGAAATAAGTGCTAGGTGATTATcgccttttttctttttcaaactgaTGGAAGTAACGTGCCTTAGAGATATGGAGTGTGAATTGTAAAGTATCCAATCACTTGTGTATGGCTGCAGTTGTAAATAGGCATTGGCTTTCTCGTTGATGCATATTGGCGATTAAATCTTTGTCTAGCTTATGAATACTTACTGTAGTGTATAGATGTGTATCTTGCGAAACCGTCTCAGTTGCAAATGATTTTTTCTACATGTAATTTCATTTGTTGTAAGTACttttgctctgatatcaattgaaaTTACTCTTATTATTCGAGATCAATTAGTCCATATCCAACTATAACAAAGCCATAAGTTTCAACTATTTGGTGTCGGCTACATGAATCAATTAGTCCATATCCCATAAACCTAATTTCTCCATTATCTGTAAGGAATGATCTCTAATGCCAACTGATTTGGATTTGGAACCAATATTCTAAGAGCTCACCATTCTTAGTACCAGGGGTGATACCATGTAGGACATGTAGCATCTAGAGTTGAAGTCGGAAGTGAAAGGTTTGAATGAAACTAGGATATCATCTTGGCATTTGCATTACTGCTCAGCTTATCAATTTCACAATTCAAACCACAGGGCATTTAATTTATCTAATTTTGCTTATAATTTAAGGAcaataaattgaaaaaaaaaaggtctttTCTGTTagcaaatatttataaatattttgatctTCTATGGATTCTGTCCTGAAGTAGtcactttatttttcttttaccttTACACAGGAGGGGTTTTCAAGCTCGAGTTGTTTTTGCCTGAGGAATATCCAATGGCTGCCCCAAAGGTAAGATAACACTAGCTAATGTCATGCCCATCATGTAATGGTAAGGCGATTGTCTTGGTTCTTTTCCTATATTCTTTCTCGGTTACATTTTTGGAAGTTTTTCATTCACACTTTAACCAAAACAGAAGGCTGATAATCTATGTATAATTAATTAGTCGCCAATGTCCAAgtgttttttttctcttatttggtTTGCTTTTTCAATACAGCACCAAGCTGAAACTATTCTACAGGAAGCTTTGGTATAAAATTACCAAACTATGGCTGCATGCATACTCCTAAGCCTTTAGGAACTGCATCAAAATTCTAACTAATCCAAaagctcaaaagaaaaaaaataaatggtGCA
This genomic stretch from Musa acuminata AAA Group cultivar baxijiao chromosome BXJ3-9, Cavendish_Baxijiao_AAA, whole genome shotgun sequence harbors:
- the LOC135649780 gene encoding 14-3-3 protein 9-like isoform X1, with the translated sequence MASQKERENFVYIAKLAEQAERYDEMVDAMKKVAKLDVELTVEERNLLSVGYKNVVGARRASWRILSSIEQKEESRGNEHHVKNIKEYRQKVELELSNICTDIVTLIDEHLIPSSSAGESSVFYYKMKADYYRYLAEFKAGNERKEVAEQSLAAYQAATSTAEADLAPTHPIRLGLALNFSVFYYEIMNSPERACHLAKQAFDEAISELDTLSEESYKDSTLIMQLLRDNLTLWTSDIPEDGAATEDPIKESNGKPGAVEDAE
- the LOC135649780 gene encoding 14-3-3 protein 9-like isoform X2 is translated as MASQKERENFVYIAKLAEQAERYDEMVDAMKKVAKLDVELTVEERNLLSVGYKNVVGARRASWRILSSIEQKEESRGNEHHVKNIKEYRQKVELELSNICTDIVTLIDEHLIPSSSAGESSVFYYKMKADYYRYLAEFKAGNERKEVAEQSLAAYQAATSTAEADLAPTHPIRLGLALNFSVFYYEIMNSPERACHLAKQAFDEAISELDTLSEESYKDSTLIMQLLRDNLTLWTSDIPEDGATEDPIKESNGKPGAVEDAE
- the LOC135649780 gene encoding 14-3-3 protein 9-like isoform X3, yielding MASQKERENFVYIAKLAEQAERYDEMVDAMKKVAKLDVELTVEERNLLSVGYKNVVGARRASWRILSSIEQKEESRGNEHHVKNIKEYRQKVELELSNICTDIVTLIDEHLIPSSSAGESSVFYYKMKADYYRYLAEFKAGNERKEVAEQSLAAYQAATSTAEADLAPTHPIRLGLALNFSVFYYEIMNSPERACHLAKQAFDEAISELDTLSEESYKDSTLIMQLLRDNLTLWTSDIPEDGEDPIKESNGKPGAVEDAE